The nucleotide sequence CGGACTGTGATCCCAGGGTGTCCGAATGGGGAAACCCCGCCAGGCGCGTGAGTGACCTGGTGACCCGCATCTGAACACATAGGGTGCGTGGAGGGAACGCGGGGAAGTGAAACATCTCAGTACCCGCAGGAAGAGAAAACAACAGTGATTCCGTTAGTAGTGGCGAGCGAACGCGGATCAGGCTAAACCGTTTCCATGTGTGATAGCCGGCGGGCGTTGCATGGGCGGGGTTGTGGGACTTGTTGTCCTGGTTCTGCCGGACCGGGGAGGTGAGGGTGCTGGTATAGGTGAACGGTCTTGAAAGGCCGGCCGTAGAGGGTGTTAGCCCCGTAACCGTAATGCTGTGCACCGCCTTTGATGAGTATCCCAAGTAGCACGGGGCCCGAGAAATCCCGTGTGAATCTGTCAGGACCACCTGATAAGCCTAAATACTCCCTAATGACCGATAGCGGACCAGTACCGTGAGGGAAAGGTGAAAAGTACCCCGGGAGGGGAGTGAAACAGTACCTGAAACCGTGTGCTTACAATCCGTCGGAGCAGCCTTGTAGTTGTGACGGCGTGCCTTTTGAAGAATGAGCCTGCGAGTTAGTGTTACGTCGCGAGGTTAACCCGTGTGGGGAAGCCGTAGCGAAAGCGAGTCTGAACAGGGCGTTGCAGTGGCGTGATCTAGACCCGAAGCGAAGTGATCTACCCATGGCCAGGTTGAAGCGACGGTAAGACGTCGTGGAGGACCGAACCCACTTCAGTTGAAAATGGAGGGGATGAGCTGTGGGTAGGGGTGAAAGGCCAATCAAACTTCGTGATAGCTGGTTCTCCCCGAAATGCATTTAGGTGCAGCGTTGCGTGTTTCTTTCCGGAGGTAGAGCTACTGGATGGCTAATGGGCCCTACAAGGTTACTGACGTCAGCCAAACTCCGAATGCCGGTAAGTGAGAGCGCAGCAGTGAGACTGTGGGGGATAAGCTTCATAGTCGAGAGGGAAACAGCCCAGACCACCAACTAAGGCCCCTAAGCGTGTGCTAAGTGGGAAAGGATGTGGAGTTGCTCAGACAACCAGGAGGTTGGCTTAGAAGCAGCCATCCTTAAAAGAGTGCGTAATAGCTCACTGGTCAAGTGATTCCGCGCCGACAATGTAGCGGGGCTCAAGTACACCGCCGAAGTTGTGGCATTCACACATGTTCTAAGCCTTTGTGGTTCAGGAGTGTGGATGGGTAGGGGAGCGTCGTGTGGGCGGTGAAGTCGCGGTGTAAACCAGCGGTGGAGCCTACACGAGTGAGAATGCAGGCATGAGTAGCGAAAGACGGGTGAGAAACCCGTCCGCCGGATGATCAAGGGTTCCAGGGTCAAGCTAATCTGCCCTGGGTAAGTCGGGACCTAAGGCGAGGCCGACAGGCGTAGTCGATGGACAACGGGTTGATATTCCCGTACCGGCGAAAAACCGCCCATGTTGAACAGGGGATACTAACCGCCCGAGACCTGCCTGACCGTCCTTTGGACGGAAGGGTTTTGGTGGAGCGCGGGACCTGATCCTGGGAGGCAAGCGTATTAACAGGTGTGACGCAGGAAGGTAGCCGAGCCGGGCGATGGTTGTCCCGGTCCAAGGATGTAGGGCGAACGGTAGGCAAATCCGCTGTTCATGTGCCTGAGATCTGACGGGACTCCCGTAAAGGGGGGATTCGGTGATCCTATGCTGCCTAGAAAAGCATCGGCGCGAGGTTTTAGCCGCCCGTACCCCAAACCGACACAGGTGATCAGGTAGAGAATACTAAGGCGATCGAGAGAATTATGGTTAAGGAACTCGGCAAAATGCCCCCGTAACTTCGGGAGAAGGGGGGCCCCAACCTTGAACGGCACACGCTGCCGGGAGGGGATCGGGGCCGCAGAGACCAGGGGGAAGCGACTGTTTACTAAAAACACAGGTCCGTGCGAAGTCGCAAGACGATGTATACGGACTGACTCCTGCCCGGTGCTGGAAGGTTAAGAGGACCGGTTAGCCCTTCAGGGCGAAGCTGAGAATTTAAGCCCCAGTAAACGGCGGTGGTAACTATAACCATCCTAAGGTAGCGAAATTCCTTGTCGGGTAAGTTCCGACCTGCACGAATGGAGTAACGACTTCCCCGCTGTCTCAACCATAAACTCGGCGAAATTGCAGTACGAGTAAAGATGCTCGTTACGCGCAGCAGGACGGAAAGACCCCGAGACCTTTACTATAGTTTGGTATTGGTGTTCGGAGTGGCTTGTGTAGGATAGGTGGGAGACGTTGAAGCCCGGACGCCAGTTCGGGTGGAGTCATCGTTGAAATACCACTCTGGTCACTTTGGACATCTAACTTCGGCCCGTAATCCGGGTCAGGGACAGTGCCTGATGGGTAGTTTAACTGGGGCGGTTGCCTCCTAAAAAGTAACGGAGGCGCCCAAAGGTTCCCTCAGCCTGGTTGGCAATCAGGTGTCGAGTGTAAGTGCACAAGGGAGCTTGACTGTGAGAGAGACATCTCGAGCAGGGACGAAAGTCGGGACTAGTGATCCGGCGGTACATTGTGGAATGGCCGTCGCTCAACGGATAAAAGGTACCTCGGGGATAACAGGCTGATCTTGCCCAAGAGTCCATATCGACGGCATGGTTTGGCACCTCGATGTCGGCTCGTCGCATCCTGGGGCTGGAGTAGGTCCCAAGGGTTGGGCTGTTCGCCCATTAAAGCGGTACGCGAGCTGGGTTTAGAACGTCGTGAGACAGTTCGGTCCCTATCCGCTGCGCGCGCAGGAAATTTGAGAAGGGCTGTCCTTAGTACGAGAGGACCGGGACGGACGAACCTCTGGTGTGTCAGTTGTACTGCCAAGTGCACCGCTGATTAGCTACGTTCGGATGGGATAACCGCTGAAAGCATCTAAGCGGGAAGCTCGCTTCAAGATGAGATTTCCATACACTTTTTGTGTGAGAGGCCCCCAGCCAGACCACTGGGTTGATAGGCCGGATGTGGAAGCGAGGACTAACGACTCGTGAAGCTGACCGGTACTAATAGGCCAACAACTTGACCCCTCACAAGAAACACAACTGCTTGCGTCCACTATGTGGTTCCCAACCAACAAACCCCCCGGGTTTGCCTGGCAGGAACCAAAGATAACTGAATACAACACCACAAGTTGGTAACCACAGTCTTCCCACCCCCGCCGGCACACGCCAAAAAGGGGGTTCGGGTAACAGGGTTACGGCGGTCATAGCGTGGGGGAAACGCCCGGTCCCATTCCGAACCCGGAAGCTAAGACCCACAGCGCCGATGGTACTGCACCCGGGAGGGTGTGGGAGAGTAGGTCACCGCCGGACAACCATTAGGTCGAGAGCCCCAACCAAGCAATTGGTCGGGGCTCTCCCGCATTTAAAACACCACTCTCCCCGGCCCTCAGGCCCCGACATCTGCGTCGGGGCCTGAGCCGTTTACGGGCCCTTCGCAGATGAGCGTGGTTAGGGCGGTCTGAGACTTCCGCCGCGGCGTTGGACGTTTTCCGGTACGGCGTGGTGCGGCAGGAAAGAGGTCAGGGCCTCTTTGAATTGGTTGCGACCAAGCAAACCAATACCCAAAAGAGACCCTGACATGAATAACTCTATGTCTTGTTCCCACGGCCGGTGGTGCACGCGCGCGGATACGCTGCTCGGTGTTGAGGGCATCCACATCAGCTCTGTCACGGCGACCGGGGCCGGCCTCGTTCTGGGCGTCGAGACCGGGGAAGACGTCACCGGTTGTCCGGACTGCGGCGTCGTTGCCGTGGGCCACGGCCGCCGGCCGGTCCGGCTCCACGACATCCCGTGTTTCGGCCGGCCGGTGCGGCTGCTCTGGGCGAAGCGCGTCTGGCGATGCCCGGACCCTGACTGCCCCAGAACGACGTTCACCGAGGAGCATCCAATGGCGGTATCCCGAGCGAAACTCACGACCAGGGCAGTCGGGTGGGCGACCGATGCGCTGCAGCGTTTCGACACCTCGGTTTCCGCTCTGGCCCATCAGCTCGGCGTTTCGTGGCACACCATCTGGGACGCTGTCCGAGTGGAAGCCTCCCGCCGGATCGCAGCGACGGACCGGCTGACAGGGGTGGACGCGCTCGGGGTTGATGAGCACGTCTGGTCCCACATCGGCCCACCGGGATCCGGCATGGTCACCGGGATCGTGGACCACACGCGCGACGCCCACGGTGTGGTGCACGCCAGGTTGCTGGACCTTGTCCCGGGCCGGTCCGGGAAGGCCTACGCCGACTGGCTCAAAGAGCGCGGGACCGGGTTCACCGCCGGAATCAAAACGGCTGCGCTGGATCCCTTCCGCGGCTACGCCAACGCGATCCGCGACGAGCTGCCCGAAGCCATCACCGTCCTGGATGCCTTCCATGTCGTGAAGTTAGGCTCAGCCATGGTCGATGAGGTCCGCCGCCGGGTCCAGCAGGACACCCTCGGGCACCGCGGCCGCAAGGGCGATCCGCTCTACGGCATCCGCCGGACCTTGCAGATCGGGGCCGAACACCTCACCGACAAACAGGCCGCCCGGCTCGACGCGAAGCTCACCCTCGGGGACCCGGACCACGAAGTCAGCCTGGCCTGGCAGTGCTACCAGAAGCTCCGAAACATCTACCACGCCAGACCGGAGAAGGGCCGCCAACTCGTCAGCGAGGTGATGGCCCAATTCCCGACCTGCCCGATCCCGGAAGTCGCCCGGCTCGGCAGGACACTCAAACAATGGAAGGCAGCGATCCTGGCCTACTTCGACACCTTCGGCGCCTCCAACGGCCCCACCGAAGCGATCAATGGGGTCATCGAAACCACCCGCAGAATAGCCCGCGGCTTCCGCAACTTCACCAACTACAGACTCCGATGCCTACTCGCAGCCGGCGGCCACCGCCCCTACCGAATCAACCAGACAAACCATGCCTAAATGCGAAGGGCCCGTTTAGGGCCGCCGCCCGTCGGCCTGAGTTGGCTCACGGGTCGTGGTTTCGCGGTCGCGCAACGCTCTGACCTGCGGTGATGTCGGCGGAATGGTGCTTTTTCACGCACTAAGGGGTTTTGTTTTAGTGTCACGGTGTGGCGTTCATCAGGAGGGTGCGGACGGCCTCGGGAGCGACGGCCGTGCAGATCGCCGAGTACGTCCGTGGCCGGCAGCGGATTGTGGAGCACGTCGGCTCGGCGCATACGGAGGCCGAACTCGGCATGCTGCTGCAGCGCGCCCGTGAGCTGCTGGACAACCCTGCCCAGGGCGTCCTCGAGCTCGGTATCGAGCCCACGCCTTCGGTGAAAGGCCTGGTCGCCCCGGTCGGCGATTCGGGTCTGTTCACCGTTCCTGACGCGGCGGTATCAGCCGATCGTGACGGTCCCGGACGTGTGGTCGGCACGGACTCCAGGATCCTGTTCGATGCGCTGGCCGGCGTGTTCACGGCGTTGGGGTTTGATGGGCTGGATGATGAGGTGTTCCGGGACCTGGTGATCGCCCGGGTGGTCGAACCGACATCGCTGCTGGATGCCGGGAGAGTCCTGCGGGACCTGGGCCAATCCGCGGCCAGCTACGCGACGATGAAACGAACCCTCGGCCGCGCGGCTGCGGGCAAGTACCGGGACCGGATCGCGACCTGGTGCTTCCAGCACGCCAGCACCAGCGGCGACATTTCCCTGGTGCTCTACGACGTCACCACGCTCTACTTCGAGGCCGAGAAGGAAGACGAGCTGCGAAAGGTCGGCTATTCCAAGGAACGCTGCGTCGATCCCCAGATCGTCGTCGGCCTGCTCGTTGACCGGGGCGGGTTCCCGCTGGAGATCGGCTGCTTTGAAGGCAACAAGGCCGAGACCGCGACCATGATCCCGATCATCAAGCAGTTCCAGGCCCGCCACCAGCTGGCCGACATGGTCGTCGTGGCCGATGCCGGCATGGTCTCCGCGGGCAATCTGCGCGAACTGGACGAGGCGAACCTGCGGTTCATCGTCGGCTCCCGGATGACCAAGGCCCCCACCGACCTGGCCTCGCACTTCCGCTGGCACGGCGACGCGTTCACCGACGGGCAACTGATCGACACCATCACACCCAGAACCGGCCACACGAAGGAGAACAACCCCGACCTCCGTGCCGAACCCGTCTGGGACCCCGCCACGAATCCCGGCTCTTGGCGGGCGGTGTGGGCCTACTCCCGCAAGAGAGCGGTCCGCGACGCGACCACCCTCACGGCCCAGGAGAACCGGGCCCGCGAGGTCATCGAGGGACAGAAAGCGGCCCGGACCCCGCGCTTCGTCAAGACCGCCGGCGGCAAACGATGCCTCGACGAGGCATCACTGACACGAGCCCGGCAACTCGCCGGCCTGAAAGGCTACGTCACGAACATCCCCGCTAACGTCATGACGGCTACGGAAGTCATCGGTTCTTACCACGACCTCTGGCACGTCGAGCAGTCCTTCCGGATGAGCAAAACAGACCTCCGGGCCAGACCCATGTTCCACCGCACCCGCGACGCAATCGAGGCACACCTGACGATCGTGTTCACCGCGCTGGCCGTCTCCCGAACCATCCAGAACAGAACCGGGCTCGCGGTCGCCAACGTCATCAAGCAGCTCCGGCCCCTGCGCTCAGCGACCATCGCCATCAACGGCACCACACAACGATTCGCTCCCGACATCAGCGCAGAGCAGCAAGCCATCCTCGACGCGATTCACGGCCCAAAAAGTCACGCACTAAGGAAATGAGCCAAGTCAGGTCAGAGGTTCGCCCCCGACATCAACACCGAGCAGCAAGCCGTCCTCGACGCGATCCAAAAGCCAAAATTTCACGCACTAAAGAAATGAGCCAAGTCAGGCGGAACACATCGGCTCGGCGCATACGGAGGCCGAACTCGGCATGCTGCTCGAGCGCGCCCGGGAACTGCTGGCCAACCCTGCCCAGGGCGTCCTCGATCTCGGTATCGAGCCAACGCCTCCGGTGAAAGGCCTCGTTACCCCGGTCGGCGATCCGGGTCTGTTCACCGTTCCCGACGCGGCGACGTCAGCCGGTCGTGACGGTCCCGGACGGGTGGTCGGCACCGACTCCAGGATCCTGTCCGACGCGCTGGCCGGCGTGTTCACAGCGTTGGGGTTTGATGGGCTGGATGATGAGGTGTTCCGCGACCTGGTGATCGCCCGGGTCGTCGAACCGACATCGCTGCTGGACGCCGGCAGAGTTCTGCGGGACCTGGGCCAACCCGCGGCCAGCTACGCAACGATGAAGCGCACCCTCGGCCGCGCGGCTGCGGGCAAGTACCGGGACCGGATCGCGACCTGGTGCTTCCAGCACGCCAGCACCAGCGGCGACATTTCCCTGGTGCTCTACGACGTCACCACCCTCTACTTCGAGGCCGAAAAGGAAGACGAGCTGCGGAAGGTCGGGTACTCCAAGGAACGCTGCGTCGATCCCCAGATCGTCGTCGACCTGCTCGTGGACCGCGGCGGGTTCCCGCTGGAGATCGGCTGCTTCGAAGGCAACAAGGCCGAAACCTCGACCATGATCCCGATCATCAAGCAGTTCCAGGCCCGCCACCACCTGGCCGACATGGTCGTCGTGGCCGATGCCGGCATGGTCTCCGCGGGCAATCTGCGCGAACTGGACGAGGCGAACCTGCGGTTCATCGTCGGCTCCCGGATGACGAAGGCACCGACCGGCCTGGCCTCGCACTTCCGCTGGCACGGCGACGCGTTCACCGACGGGCAGCTGATCGACACGATCACACCCAGAACCGGCCACACGAAGGAGAATAACCCCGACCTGCGCGCCGAACCCGTCTGGGACCCCGGTTCATGGCGGGCGGTATGGGCCTACTCGAGGAAGAGAGCGGTCCGAGACGCCACGACCCTCACCGCCCAGGAGAACCGAGCCCGCGAGGTGATCGAGGGACAGAAAGCGGCCCGGACTCCACGCTTCGTGAAGACCTCGGGCGGCAAACGCAGCCTCGACGAGGCATCTCTGACGCGCGCCCGGCAGCTGGCCGGCCTGAAAGGCTACGTAACCAACATCCCGGCAACGGTCATGGCTGCAGGGGAGGTCATCGGTTCCTACCACGACCTGTGGCACGTCGAGCAGTCCTTCCGGATGAGCAAAACAGACCTCAGGGCCAGGCCCATGTTCCACCGCACCCGCGACGCCATCGAGGCACACCTGACGATTGTGTTCACCGCGCTGGCCGTCTCCAGAACCATCCAGAACAGAACCGGACTGGCGGTTGCCAACGTCATTAAGCAACTCCGGCCGCTGCGCTCGGCGACCATCGCCATCAACGGCACCACTCAGAGGTTCGCCCCCGACATCAACACGGAACAGCAAGCCATCCTCGACGCGATCCAGGAGCCAAAATTTCACGCACTAAGGAAATGAGCCAAGTCAGGTCGGGGCCTGAGCCGTTTAGGGCCGCCGCCCGTCGGGATGTTCCGGCTCCCGGGAGGCAACTGCCAGCCGGTGCGTCAACTACTGACCGCGGTGCGAATGAGCGGTGGTGGCTCCACAACCGGCCGTGCCGGCAGCTCCGCCGGCACCGTTCTGCAGATCCTTCATCCCTATATCCCCCGCCGTTATCCCCACCGCGCTCCAGGCCGGGTGGCGGTGGCCGTGGCTGTTCAGGCCGCTGACGCCGGCTGTTTGGTTCCCAGGTTTCAGTCCCGGATGTTTTGGTGAGGAACTTCATCCACAGCAGCTTCCGGACGTATCGGGACTGTGGTTTGTGGAGGCCGTGTTGTGGGCGGACATGCTGCGGGCTGTCGGCATCGGGCCAGCAGCCAGGACGTCCGGTTGGCCGGGAGGCCTCCGGGTGAACGGGGTCAACAGCCGCCGGCCCGGGCCAGCATGCCCTACTGTGACGCGGTCCATAAAACTGATTCGGGCCGTGATGACCCGGTTGACCGCCGTGGACGGCCCAAGAACCCCGGTAATTCAAGGGTTTTGCTGTGCGTCCTGCGCGTTTTTGGTTGGGTTGCGGTGGGGGTGGGGTGGGTGTATTGTTTTCTGAGTCGCCGCGAGGGAGACAGCGAAGAGCTGGTAACCGTGGGCGGCCAAATCCCCGAAATCAAGACCGGAATCCAGTGACTCTTTGGGTTGCTTGGGTGTGGTGGGGCTGGTTTTCCTGCTGATGAGAATCCTGAGACACGGATTTGCGTCGGGGAGTGAAACCGGGTAAGTTTGAAAAGTTGCTCCGGAGCGATCCTGAACGTTGGTTTGGGTGGTGCCGGGTGTGTCTGTTGTTTGAGAACTCAATAGTGTGCCAAGTTTATTGATACCGATTTTTTATTGATTGGTTGAATTGCCGGGCCGCCCACCCCCGTGGTGTGGTCTGGTGTTTTGGCTGGTTTCAAATTTTGTGCAGCCGGGTGTGGTGTTATTTCCATTGTGCCTGGTTGTGTCTGTTTTACTTCAACGGAGAGTTTGATCCTGGCTCAGGATGAACGCTGGCGGCGTGCTTAACACATGCAAGTCGAACGATGATCCGGTGCTTGCACCGGGGATTAGTGGCGAACGGGTGA is from Arthrobacter sp. QXT-31 and encodes:
- a CDS encoding ISL3 family transposase — translated: MNNSMSCSHGRWCTRADTLLGVEGIHISSVTATGAGLVLGVETGEDVTGCPDCGVVAVGHGRRPVRLHDIPCFGRPVRLLWAKRVWRCPDPDCPRTTFTEEHPMAVSRAKLTTRAVGWATDALQRFDTSVSALAHQLGVSWHTIWDAVRVEASRRIAATDRLTGVDALGVDEHVWSHIGPPGSGMVTGIVDHTRDAHGVVHARLLDLVPGRSGKAYADWLKERGTGFTAGIKTAALDPFRGYANAIRDELPEAITVLDAFHVVKLGSAMVDEVRRRVQQDTLGHRGRKGDPLYGIRRTLQIGAEHLTDKQAARLDAKLTLGDPDHEVSLAWQCYQKLRNIYHARPEKGRQLVSEVMAQFPTCPIPEVARLGRTLKQWKAAILAYFDTFGASNGPTEAINGVIETTRRIARGFRNFTNYRLRCLLAAGGHRPYRINQTNHA
- a CDS encoding IS1634 family transposase; the protein is MAFIRRVRTASGATAVQIAEYVRGRQRIVEHVGSAHTEAELGMLLQRARELLDNPAQGVLELGIEPTPSVKGLVAPVGDSGLFTVPDAAVSADRDGPGRVVGTDSRILFDALAGVFTALGFDGLDDEVFRDLVIARVVEPTSLLDAGRVLRDLGQSAASYATMKRTLGRAAAGKYRDRIATWCFQHASTSGDISLVLYDVTTLYFEAEKEDELRKVGYSKERCVDPQIVVGLLVDRGGFPLEIGCFEGNKAETATMIPIIKQFQARHQLADMVVVADAGMVSAGNLRELDEANLRFIVGSRMTKAPTDLASHFRWHGDAFTDGQLIDTITPRTGHTKENNPDLRAEPVWDPATNPGSWRAVWAYSRKRAVRDATTLTAQENRAREVIEGQKAARTPRFVKTAGGKRCLDEASLTRARQLAGLKGYVTNIPANVMTATEVIGSYHDLWHVEQSFRMSKTDLRARPMFHRTRDAIEAHLTIVFTALAVSRTIQNRTGLAVANVIKQLRPLRSATIAINGTTQRFAPDISAEQQAILDAIHGPKSHALRK